A genomic stretch from Actinomycetota bacterium includes:
- the proC gene encoding pyrroline-5-carboxylate reductase — MKKLAFLGGGKMAEAIIKGLLAAGWAAAEEMVVSDIDRSRLEALAREYKVNTSVSNREAASQAEVVLLAVKPQNVEEVMGEVAETLHPGQVLISIAMGKSTALLESLAAGETAVVRVMPNNPAMVGRAVSVISYGRFADDRARESALGIFRCLGEVLEIEERHQDAAMAISGCGPAYFYLIAEAIADAGVKLGLQRDLALQLAVGTMFGAASMMRESGLEPARLRGMVASPAGSTIMALEALEESGIRAAFFRALEAAYRRAREV, encoded by the coding sequence ATGAAGAAGTTGGCCTTCCTCGGTGGAGGGAAGATGGCGGAGGCCATCATCAAGGGCCTGCTCGCAGCGGGCTGGGCCGCCGCCGAGGAGATGGTGGTATCCGATATCGACCGATCGCGCCTGGAGGCGCTGGCGAGGGAATACAAGGTCAACACCTCGGTGTCCAACCGGGAGGCGGCGTCGCAGGCCGAGGTGGTCCTTCTCGCGGTTAAACCCCAGAACGTGGAGGAAGTGATGGGGGAGGTGGCGGAAACGCTCCACCCCGGGCAGGTCCTCATCTCCATAGCCATGGGAAAGAGCACCGCTCTCCTGGAGAGCCTCGCGGCGGGAGAGACGGCGGTGGTGAGGGTCATGCCCAACAACCCGGCCATGGTGGGCCGCGCGGTTTCCGTGATCAGCTACGGCCGCTTCGCGGACGACAGGGCGCGCGAATCGGCCCTCGGCATCTTCCGCTGCCTCGGAGAGGTGCTAGAGATCGAGGAGCGCCACCAGGACGCCGCCATGGCCATATCCGGCTGCGGGCCCGCCTATTTCTACCTCATAGCCGAGGCCATCGCCGACGCGGGGGTCAAGCTTGGACTGCAGCGCGACCTGGCCCTGCAGCTGGCCGTCGGCACCATGTTCGGAGCGGCTTCCATGATGAGGGAGAGCGGGCTTGAGCCCGCGCGACTGAGGGGGATGGTCGCTTCCCCGGCGGGATCGACCATCATGGCCCTGGAGGCGCTGGAGGAGTCGGGGATACGCGCCGCCTTCTTCCGGGCCCTGGAGGCAGCCTACCGCCGTGCCAGGGAGGTATGA
- a CDS encoding YggT family protein, translated as MWMIVARAIITWLPVRWPRGVRSVVVLIYDLTEPVLSPLRRIVPTVPVGSGMGLDLTPMVVIVLILFLQWLVRGLFG; from the coding sequence ATGTGGATGATCGTGGCCCGCGCCATCATAACGTGGCTTCCCGTGAGATGGCCGCGCGGCGTGCGTTCCGTGGTGGTCCTCATCTACGACCTCACGGAACCCGTCCTCTCGCCACTGCGCAGGATAGTGCCCACGGTCCCGGTGGGCTCGGGCATGGGACTGGACCTGACCCCCATGGTCGTCATCGTCCTGATACTCTTCCTGCAATGGCTGG
- a CDS encoding cell division protein SepF, with the protein MAGFFRKALIYLGLVEDDEFEELIDYDEAEAPEPHVSRRAMREEARVASLQAVPSRQVRVHMVEPKSFNDAEQIGQKFKADIPVIINLQQADPELSKRLIDFASGLTYGLEGGIQRVADRVFLLTPHNVEVSAEDKRWLREKGFFNQF; encoded by the coding sequence ATGGCAGGGTTTTTCCGCAAGGCGCTCATCTACCTGGGCCTGGTCGAGGACGACGAGTTCGAGGAGTTGATCGATTATGACGAGGCGGAGGCGCCGGAGCCGCACGTGAGCCGCCGCGCCATGCGCGAAGAGGCCCGCGTGGCATCGCTGCAGGCGGTGCCAAGCAGGCAGGTGCGCGTGCACATGGTGGAACCTAAATCCTTCAACGACGCCGAGCAGATCGGCCAGAAGTTCAAGGCCGACATACCCGTCATAATAAACCTGCAGCAGGCCGATCCCGAGCTCTCCAAGAGGCTAATCGACTTCGCAAGCGGGCTCACCTATGGCCTGGAAGGCGGCATCCAGCGCGTGGCGGACAGGGTGTTCCTGCTCACGCCGCACAACGTCGAAGTCTCCGCCGAGGACAAGAGGTGGCTGCGCGAGAAGGGTTTTTTCAACCAGTTCTGA